GAGTTCGCCCTTGCGGAGTCCGGTGTGGAGGGCGAGTTCGAACAGCGCGTGCAGCCGGTGGCCCTGGGCGGCGGTGAGAAACTGCCGGGCTTCGTCGGCGGTGAGGGGTTCGAAGCGTCGGGGGCGGGGGGTGCCGGTGCGGACGTTACGGGCGACGTTGCGCGGGATCTCTTCCTCCCGTACGGCGTGCTCCAGGGCGGACTTGAGCACGGAGTGGATGTAGGTGAGCGTCAGCGGAGAGAGCAGCTTGTGGCAGCACCGGCCGGCGGCACAGCAGCGGGGCTCATTGCGCCGGGCGTCGAGGCCGCGCGTGCAGCACTGGCAGGTGGTGCGGAGCTGGTTGAACCAGGTGCGGACGTCCTTCGCGGAGAGCTTGGCGAGCTTCTTCTTGCCCAGGCCGGGGATGAGGTACCGGTTGACGCAGGCGGTGTAGCGGGTGTGGGTGTTCTTGCGCAGGTGGTGGGCGGCCACGTTCTCCAGCCAGTACGTCAGGTACGCGGCCACGCTGCCCTGCGCGGTGGGGACGCGGAGGCCGCGGTTGCTGGCGGCGATCTTCTCGGTGAGCTTGGCCAGGGCGTCTTTGCGGGTAGTGCCATAGACGCGGACGCGGCGGCGGGTGTTGCCCTGTGCGAGGACGTATCCGGCGGCTTCCCAGCGGCCGTCCTTGCGCTGGTAGACCGTTCCGTCGCCGTTGGCCCGTACGCGGCGGGAGGCGGGGGTGTCTCGGGGCGTGGTCATCAGGCGGCGGCTTCCTGTTCGAGGCGGGTGCGGATGAAGTCGGTGAGGGCATGGGTGGGGATGCGGCGGGCGCGGCCGAGGGTGATCGAGGCGAGTTGGCCGGAGCGGAGCAGGTCGTAGACGGCGGAGCGGCCGAGCTGGAGGCGGGCCATGACCTGGGGAACCGTCAGCAGCTCCTCCGGCGTACTCAGCGCCTGGTGGGGCGCGGCGGGCGCGTGCGTGGTCATCAGCAGCCCCCTTCGAACGCGAACTGGCGTGCCAGTTCTCTGCGGTGCCAGACGGCAGCGGCCAGGAGGGCGGCGCCGGGGCTGTAGCCGGTGCCGAGGTAGGCCCAGTGGCCGACGACGAGGGTGGTGTCCGGGTCGGGCTCGGGCAGGCTGGCGTGGGCGTGGACCTGTTCGGTGCGCCAGGTGCGGCGGGCGTCGCGCAGCGCGCCGAGGGTGGCGGAGTAGCGGCGGGACTTGGTGGAGAAGTGGCCCCGGAAACCGAGCATGTGCGCCCACTTCCAGAGCTTGAGATCAGCGAACTCGGGCAGCCTGCCCAGCTCCCAGCAGGTGCGGATCATCTGCCGCACGTGCCGGGCGACGGCGAGCCGAGGCAGCGGCCGGGCCTGCCCGGTGCCGCCGCAGGCGGTGCAGGGGAGCGCGGCCCCGTGGGGCAGGAGGGTGGCGCCGCGTCCCTGGCAGGGGCGGCAGAACAGGGCGCGGTCGAGGGTGCCGGAGGCGTCGGCGGACTTGGTGGCGTACTTGGCCACGTAGGCGGCGACCGCTTGATCGGTGAGTTCGGTGTCGGTGCCGAAGGCGGCGATCTCGCGCACGTCGAGCTGTTCGCCCCAGGTGAGTTCGCGTTCCCCGATCGCATCCGACACGACGGCCACTCGGACACGAAGGGCGGCGGCCCGGATGGCGTCAGCGAGCATGGCGACGGTGGCATACGGGGGCGGGGGCGTGGAGTTGCCGTCCGGGCCGTCGAGGCGGATCACGGCGTGGAAGTGGACCAGGCCGCGCTTCTGGTACTCGGCGACCTTGGCGAAGGACACGCGCAGGACCGTGCGGGCGGCCTTCTGGGTCATGCCGAGCCGGGCGGCGATCTCGCGGCGCAGGTAGGTGGTGAAGCGGGCCCACAGGGCGGAGGCGTGGGCGTTGAACAGGATGGCGCCCGCGTAGTCGTAGGTTGCGGGGTTCAGCGGCGTGCCGAGCAGGGCGTCCGTGGGTTCGTGGAGCTTGCGGCAGCTGCAGGGCCGGGCATTCCCGCCGGGCGTGGTGGGGCGGTTGTGGACGGGGCCGAAGGAGGGGGCGGTGAGGGTGGCGAAGACGCGGGGGTGGGTGCGGACAGTGTCGGGCACGTTCTTGCCGCCGGACAGGCCGGCCCGGATGAGGTGGTAGGTGTCGGCGGCGTAGACGCGGGAGCAGGCCGGGCAGCGGGAGGCGCGGCGATTGCCGCATGCGGTGAGCAGGCTGCCCGTGGGCTCCCCGGAAGCGGTGTACGCGCGCAGTACCTCGCCGGTTGTGGTGTCGATGGTAGTGCTCTGGCCGGTCAGGCGGACGGGTTCGGTGCAGCCGCCGAGGTGTTCGATCTGCTGCTGTGCGCGGTCGAAGTCTGGGTGGTTGACGAGGTGGAGCAGGTCCCGCACGGCGGGGCTTGCCACGTGGCGCAGGTCCAGGGTGACCATTCGGGGCGTCTCCCTTCTGTTCGGGGTGGGACCCGAGCAGCAACCGACCTTCAGGGAAGGCATGTTGGTGCTGCTCGGGGCATGACGAACCAGGCCCATCGGGTGGCCGTGGATTTCAGGGAGGAGTTATCCGGCCAGTGGCCGGGGTAGCTCAGAGCTGAGCGAGGGCGGCGGTGGCCACCGGCAGGGCGACGCCCATGCGGGTTGCGAGCTGGGCGGCGGTGACCGGTGCTCCGTGCTCGGCGTGGTAGGTGTCCGCGATGCGCCGGGCCGCACTCAGCAGTGCGGCGGGGAGGACCGGTCGGGAGCCGGTGGCAGGCGCCTTGGCGACGGCCTGGGCGGGGGCGGGGACCTTGAGCACGGTAGGCACTGCGGCCGGAGGCGGCGTAGGTGTCGAGGTGGGGACCGGCTCAGGGGCCGGTGCCGCCGTTTCGGGAGCGGGCGCCGAGGTGGGCACCGGCTCAGCGAGGGGTGCGGGGGTGATGGTTGCGGTGGTGTCCTCCCGGTGTGCGGCCGTGTGGAAGTGGGCGAGGAAGGCGGGGCCGACGTGCCCCCAGCCCAGGAGCAGGAGCGGGGCGACGGTGTCCAGGCAGGCCCGTCCGTAGCGTCCGGTCAGCAGGGGCTCGGCGGTGTTCAGCCCGAGGGTGAGCAGCCCGCACAGGTGCAACAGCCGGGTGCCGGCCTTCAGCTCCGCCTTGGGGACGCCGCGCAGGGCCAGGAACCGCAGCGCGACCAGGAGGCCGACGACGGACAGGTCCACCATGGGCGCGATCAGCGGCGCGATCGGGCGCGGGACGCCGAGCCGCAGGGCGAGCGCCCAGACGTTGCCGAAGGAGAAGACGAAGGCCAAGGCCGCGATGACCGCCATCACCATGGTCACGGTGCGCC
This region of Streptomyces chromofuscus genomic DNA includes:
- a CDS encoding tyrosine-type recombinase/integrase, with the protein product MTTPRDTPASRRVRANGDGTVYQRKDGRWEAAGYVLAQGNTRRRVRVYGTTRKDALAKLTEKIAASNRGLRVPTAQGSVAAYLTYWLENVAAHHLRKNTHTRYTACVNRYLIPGLGKKKLAKLSAKDVRTWFNQLRTTCQCCTRGLDARRNEPRCCAAGRCCHKLLSPLTLTYIHSVLKSALEHAVREEEIPRNVARNVRTGTPRPRRFEPLTADEARQFLTAAQGHRLHALFELALHTGLRKGELLGLHWEDLDLDAGTAAVRRTLQRTAAGGLTTLPTKTRASERRIALPTRCVQSLKLHHEQQQRKHEAAGTTWRHDGHVFTTAQGRPIDPTNLTRAFLTLLRKAGLRRIRFHDLRHSTATLLLEQGIELVVIKELLGHAHIGVTATVYAHVRLRLQRDAINALGTALGSPESSHTARDEGDEPPPSAVPVR
- a CDS encoding helix-turn-helix domain-containing protein, which encodes MTTHAPAAPHQALSTPEELLTVPQVMARLQLGRSAVYDLLRSGQLASITLGRARRIPTHALTDFIRTRLEQEAAA
- a CDS encoding zinc finger-like domain-containing protein — protein: MVTLDLRHVASPAVRDLLHLVNHPDFDRAQQQIEHLGGCTEPVRLTGQSTTIDTTTGEVLRAYTASGEPTGSLLTACGNRRASRCPACSRVYAADTYHLIRAGLSGGKNVPDTVRTHPRVFATLTAPSFGPVHNRPTTPGGNARPCSCRKLHEPTDALLGTPLNPATYDYAGAILFNAHASALWARFTTYLRREIAARLGMTQKAARTVLRVSFAKVAEYQKRGLVHFHAVIRLDGPDGNSTPPPPYATVAMLADAIRAAALRVRVAVVSDAIGERELTWGEQLDVREIAAFGTDTELTDQAVAAYVAKYATKSADASGTLDRALFCRPCQGRGATLLPHGAALPCTACGGTGQARPLPRLAVARHVRQMIRTCWELGRLPEFADLKLWKWAHMLGFRGHFSTKSRRYSATLGALRDARRTWRTEQVHAHASLPEPDPDTTLVVGHWAYLGTGYSPGAALLAAAVWHRRELARQFAFEGGC
- a CDS encoding DUF2637 domain-containing protein; translated protein: MAEERFTRRTVTMVMAVIAALAFVFSFGNVWALALRLGVPRPIAPLIAPMVDLSVVGLLVALRFLALRGVPKAELKAGTRLLHLCGLLTLGLNTAEPLLTGRYGRACLDTVAPLLLLGWGHVGPAFLAHFHTAAHREDTTATITPAPLAEPVPTSAPAPETAAPAPEPVPTSTPTPPPAAVPTVLKVPAPAQAVAKAPATGSRPVLPAALLSAARRIADTYHAEHGAPVTAAQLATRMGVALPVATAALAQL